In Temnothorax longispinosus isolate EJ_2023e chromosome 10, Tlon_JGU_v1, whole genome shotgun sequence, a single window of DNA contains:
- the Cni gene encoding protein cornichon, translating to MAFNLAAFSYIVALISDAFLIFFAIFHVITFDELKTGYKNPIDQCNNLNPLVLPEYILHAISSILFLFGEQYFSLFLNVPLIAYHVWRYMNRPLMTESGLYDPTSIMNAYDLSMYHREGWIKLAFYLLSFFYYLYGMISTLIN from the exons ATGGCGTTCAACCTGGCCGCTTTTTCGTACATCGTGGCGTTGATCAGCGACGCGTTTCTGATATTCTTCGCGATATTTCAC GTGATCACGTTCGACGAGTTAAAGACTGGATACAAGAATCCGATCGATCAGTGCAACAATTTAAATCCG CTCGTTCTACCAGAGTACATACTGCACGCTATAAgcagtattttatttctgttcgGTGAGCAATACTTCTCGCTGTTCCTCAACGTCCCACTGATAGCCTATCATGTGTGGCGATACATGAACAGGCCCCTGATGACAGAATCGGGCCTCTACGACCCTACGAGCATAATGAACGCCTATGACTTGTCCATGTATCACAGAGAGGGATGGATTAAACTGGCATTTTATCTTCTGTCGTTTTTTTACTACTTATACGG AATGATCAGCACGTTGATCAATTGA